In Epinephelus lanceolatus isolate andai-2023 chromosome 13, ASM4190304v1, whole genome shotgun sequence, the following are encoded in one genomic region:
- the LOC117271136 gene encoding uncharacterized protein LOC117271136, giving the protein MPITDLSVSINPTDESNLQSQDFRMVNVNLNKRGGGNAIYLWYKQDSGSGAITRVQVSFSDEMSVGLRKAGYIQIDRDLNAGSTRGPVYLWYFRGSGKYHTPIVEIDVTTEAANEAGKFDFGWERVACDLNRGATGDWIHIWLKRENPTYICNVAATDSYGSDTDYLKAGYIRVDEDTNRGARGGGKSVFIWFRQTTDSQGAVNDLKVSTNKTDYLAYQQQQYSSVNINLNEGSSGDKVTLWFKKGSNNPIQAITLLLNKALIENYRKAGLTVIEEDLNTGNGGWLEYLCYYNK; this is encoded by the coding sequence ATGCCCATCACAGACCTCAGTGTGTCCATTAATCCAACTGATGAGAGCAATCTCCAATCTCAAGACTTCAGGATGGTCAATGTCAACCTGaacaaaagaggaggaggaaatgcCATCTATCTTTGGTACAAACAAGATTCTGGCTCAGGAGCAATCACCAGGGTTCAAGTCTCATTCAGCGATGAAATGTCTGTTGGATTGAGAAAAGCAGGGTACATACAGATCGACAGAGATCTCAATGCAGGATCAACACGTGGTCCCGTCTACCTTTGGTACTTCAGAGGGTCCGGAAAGTACCACACTCCCATAGTGGAGATTGATGTCACCACCGAGGCAGCCAATGAAGCCGGGAAGTTTGATTTTGGCTGGGAGAGAGTGGCCTGTGATCTGAACCGTGGGGCCACTGGGGACTGGATCCACATCTGGCTGAAGAGAGAGAACCCAACATACATCTGTAATGTGGCTGCCACTGACTCCTACGGATCAGACACCGACTACCTAAAAGCAGGTTACATCCGTGTGGATGAAGATACTAACCGAGGTGCTCGAGGAGGAGGAAAGTCTGTCTTCATCTGGTTCCGTCAGACCACCGACTCCCAGGGTGCAGTCAATGATCTGAAAGTCTCCACCAATAAAACCGACTATCTGGCCTACCAGCAGCAACAGTATTCATCAGTGAATATTAACCTGAATGAGGGGAGCAGTGGTGACAAGGTGACCCTGTGGTTCAAGAAGGGATCCAACAACCCCATCCAGGCCATCACCCTGCTTCTCAACAAAGCTTTGATTGAGAATTATCGCAAAGCTGGTCTCACTGTGATTGAAGAGGATCTCAACACAGGCAATGGTGGATGGCTTGAGTACCTGTGTTACTACAATAAGTGA
- the LOC144466559 gene encoding uncharacterized protein LOC144466559 — MPITDLSVSINPTDESNLQSQDFRMVNVNLNKRGGGNAIYLWYKQDSGSGAITRVQVSFSNEMSVGLRKAGYIQIDRDLNAGSTRGPVYLWYFRGSGKHHTPIVEIDVTTEAANEAGKFDFGWERVACDLNRGATGDWIHIWLKRENPTYICDVAATDSYGSDTDYLKGGYIRVDEDTNRGAPGGGKPVFIWFRQTTDSQGAVNDLKVSTNKTDYLAYQQQQYSSVNINLNEGSSGDKVTLWFKKGSYNPIQAITLLLNKALIENYRKAGLTVIEEDLNTGNGGWLEYLCYYNK, encoded by the coding sequence ATGCCCATCACAGACCTCAGTGTGTCCATTAATCCAACTGATGAGAGCAATCTCCAATCTCAAGACTTCAGGATGGTCAATGTCAACCTGaacaaaagaggaggaggaaatgcCATCTATCTTTGGTACAAACAAGATTCTGGCTCAGGAGCAATCACCAGGGTTCAAGTCTCATTCAGCAATGAAATGTCTGTTGGATTGAGAAAAGCAGGGTACATACAGATCGACAGAGATCTCAATGCAGGATCAACACGTGGTCCCGTCTACCTTTGGTACTTCAGAGGGTCCGGAAAGCACCACACTCCCATAGTGGAGATTGATGTCACCACCGAGGCAGCCAATGAAGCCGGGAAGTTTGATTTTGGCTGGGAGAGAGTGGCCTGTGATCTGAACCGTGGGGCCACTGGGGACTGGATCCACATCTGGCTGAAGAGAGAGAACCCAACATACATCTGTGATGTGGCTGCCACTGACTCCTACGGATCAGACACCGACTACCTAAAAGGAGGTTACATCCGTGTGGATGAAGATACTAACCGAGGTGCTCCAGGAGGAGGAAAGCCTGTCTTCATCTGGTTCCGTCAGACCACCGACTCCCAGGGTGCAGTCAATGATCTGAAAGTCTCCACCAATAAAACCGACTATCTGGCCTACCAGCAGCAACAGTATTCATCAGTGAATATTAACCTGAATGAGGGGAGCAGTGGTGACAAGGTGACCCTGTGGTTCAAGAAGGGATCCTACAACCCCATCCAGGCCATCACCCTGCTTCTCAACAAAGCTTTGATTGAGAATTATCGCAAAGCTGGTCTCACTGTGATTGAAGAGGATCTCAACACAGGCAATGGTGGATGGCTTGAGTACCTGTGTTACTACAATAAGTGA
- the LOC144466557 gene encoding uncharacterized protein LOC144466557, with protein sequence MPITDLSVSINPTDESNLQSQDFRMVNVNLNKRGGGNAIYLWYKQDSGSGAITRVQVSFSDEMSVGLRKAGYIQIDRDLNAGSTRGPVYLWYFRGSGKYHTPIVEIDVTTEAANEAGKFDFGWERVACDLNRGATGDWIHIWLKRENPTYICDVAATDSYGSDTDYLKGGYIRVDEDTNRGARGGGKPVFIWFRQTTDSQGAVNDLKVSTNKTDYLAYQQQQYSSVNINLNEGSSGDKVTLWFKKGSNNPIQAITLLLNKALIENYRKAGLTVIEEDLNTGNGGWLEYLCYYNK encoded by the coding sequence ATGCCCATCACAGACCTCAGTGTGTCCATTAATCCAACTGATGAGAGCAATCTCCAATCTCAAGACTTCAGGATGGTCAATGTCAACCTGaacaaaagaggaggaggaaatgcCATCTATCTTTGGTACAAACAAGATTCTGGCTCAGGAGCAATCACCAGGGTTCAAGTCTCATTCAGCGATGAAATGTCTGTTGGATTGAGAAAAGCAGGGTACATACAGATCGACAGAGATCTCAATGCAGGATCAACACGTGGTCCCGTCTACCTTTGGTACTTCAGAGGGTCCGGAAAGTACCACACTCCCATAGTGGAGATTGATGTCACCACCGAGGCAGCCAATGAAGCCGGGAAGTTTGATTTTGGCTGGGAGAGAGTGGCCTGTGATCTGAACCGTGGGGCCACTGGGGACTGGATCCACATCTGGCTGAAGAGAGAGAACCCAACATACATCTGTGATGTGGCTGCCACTGACTCCTACGGATCAGACACCGACTACCTAAAAGGAGGTTACATCCGTGTGGATGAAGATACTAACCGAGGTGctcgaggaggaggaaagccTGTCTTCATCTGGTTCCGTCAGACCACCGACTCCCAGGGTGCAGTCAATGATCTGAAAGTCTCCACCAATAAAACCGACTATCTGGCCTACCAGCAGCAACAGTATTCATCAGTGAATATTAACCTGAATGAGGGGAGCAGTGGTGACAAGGTGACCCTGTGGTTCAAGAAGGGATCCAACAACCCCATCCAGGCCATCACCCTGCTTCTCAACAAAGCTTTGATTGAGAATTATCGCAAAGCTGGTCTCACTGTGATTGAAGAGGATCTCAACACAGGCAATGGTGGATGGCTTGAGTACCTGTGTTACTACAATAAGTGA
- the LOC144466558 gene encoding uncharacterized protein LOC144466558, producing MPITDLSVSINPTDESNLQSQDFRMVNVNLNKRGGGNAIYLWYKQDSGSGAITRVQVSFSDEMSVGLRKAGYIQIDRDLNAGSTRGPVYLWYFRGSGKHHTPIVEIDVTTEAANEAGKFDFGWERVACDLNRGATGDWIHIWLKRENPTYICDVAATDSYGSDTDYLKGGYIRVDEDTNRGARGGGKPVFIWFRQTTDSQGAVNDLKVSTNKTDYLAYQQQQYSSVNINLNEGSSGDKVTLWFKKGSNNPIQAITLLLNKALIENYRKAGLTVIEEDLNTGNGGWLEYLCYYNK from the coding sequence ATGCCCATCACAGACCTCAGTGTGTCCATTAATCCAACTGATGAGAGCAATCTCCAATCTCAAGACTTCAGGATGGTCAATGTCAACCTGaacaaaagaggaggaggaaatgcCATCTATCTTTGGTACAAACAAGATTCTGGCTCAGGTGCAATCACCAGGGTTCAAGTCTCATTCAGCGATGAAATGTCTGTTGGATTGAGAAAAGCAGGGTACATACAGATCGACAGAGATCTCAATGCAGGATCAACACGTGGTCCCGTCTACCTTTGGTACTTCAGAGGGTCCGGAAAGCACCACACTCCCATAGTGGAGATTGATGTCACCACCGAGGCAGCCAATGAAGCCGGGAAGTTTGATTTTGGCTGGGAGAGAGTGGCCTGTGATCTGAACCGTGGGGCCACTGGGGACTGGATCCACATCTGGCTGAAGAGAGAGAACCCAACATACATCTGTGATGTGGCTGCCACTGACTCCTACGGATCAGACACCGACTACCTAAAAGGAGGTTACATCCGTGTGGATGAAGATACTAACCGAGGTGctcgaggaggaggaaagccTGTCTTCATCTGGTTCCGTCAGACCACCGACTCCCAGGGTGCAGTCAATGATCTGAAAGTCTCCACCAATAAAACCGACTATCTGGCCTACCAGCAGCAACAGTATTCATCAGTGAATATTAACCTGAATGAGGGGAGCAGTGGTGACAAGGTGACCCTGTGGTTCAAGAAGGGATCCAACAACCCCATCCAGGCCATCACCCTGCTTCTCAACAAAGCTTTGATTGAGAATTATCGCAAAGCTGGTCTCACTGTGATTGAAGAGGATCTCAACACAGGCAATGGTGGATGGCTTGAGTACCTGTGTTACTACAATAAGTGA